A region from the Candidatus Zixiibacteriota bacterium genome encodes:
- a CDS encoding peroxiredoxin: MLNVGDKAPDFTLPSHLGEKIMLSDYRGQKNVVIAFYPLNWTPICSGQIPGYQEELKRFEAFNTQVLAISVDSIPSHESWAYSMGGIDYPLLSDFWPHGDVAKKYGALTDMGFTERLILVVDKEGIIRYIDHHDLDDEPDVEELFRVLAELK; encoded by the coding sequence ATGCTAAACGTAGGAGATAAGGCTCCTGATTTTACGCTCCCATCCCATTTGGGTGAAAAAATAATGCTGTCGGATTACCGGGGACAAAAAAACGTTGTCATCGCGTTTTATCCGCTTAACTGGACTCCGATTTGTAGCGGTCAAATCCCCGGGTACCAGGAAGAATTAAAACGATTTGAAGCGTTCAATACGCAGGTGTTGGCGATTTCGGTTGATTCGATTCCGAGCCATGAATCTTGGGCGTATTCTATGGGGGGAATCGACTATCCGTTGCTCTCGGATTTCTGGCCCCACGGGGATGTGGCCAAGAAATACGGCGCCTTGACCGATATGGGCTTTACCGAGCGGTTGATATTAGTTGTCGATAAAGAAGGCATTATCAGGTATATCGATCATCATGATTTGGATGATGAGCCCGACGTTGAGGAACTATTCAGAGTCCTCGCGGAACTAAAATAA
- a CDS encoding ferritin family protein, which produces MSSDALSKDVIKQAIVAEIDGQKFYKFLSVKATNPDAKRKLNNLAQDEFNHEALLIKMYKDIYGEEVDELPKEGVSVLSKFFTDHREDENLSEMQYIDMAIEAELAATNYYRNGSATAPNDKIKKVCEDMAAEEFRHYESLKAEREAISGGHFWFGFDEGAPLED; this is translated from the coding sequence ATGTCATCCGACGCACTATCAAAAGATGTAATTAAGCAGGCTATCGTGGCCGAAATTGACGGTCAGAAATTCTATAAATTCCTGTCGGTTAAAGCCACCAATCCGGACGCCAAACGCAAACTTAATAATCTGGCTCAGGATGAATTCAACCATGAGGCGCTGCTTATAAAAATGTACAAAGATATTTACGGCGAAGAAGTAGATGAATTGCCAAAAGAAGGTGTCAGCGTTTTATCTAAGTTTTTTACCGATCATCGTGAAGACGAAAATTTATCGGAAATGCAATATATTGATATGGCCATTGAAGCCGAACTGGCCGCTACCAACTATTACAGGAACGGTTCGGCGACCGCTCCTAACGATAAAATTAAAAAAGTCTGCGAGGATATGGCCGCAGAAGAATTCAGACATTATGAATCTTTGAAGGCGGAACGCGAGGCAATATCTGGCGGACATTTCTGGTTCGGTTTTGATGAGGGGGCGCCATTAGAAGATTAA